One genomic window of Pirellulales bacterium includes the following:
- a CDS encoding GNAT family N-acetyltransferase, with amino-acid sequence MTPVLQLSKQLAEMPQVLDNKRFAIRQFVSGDVQLWLELRDQSFAREQLGVRKWTQFDFATEFTHRWWWDPSKMWVAEANSEQSSARLLGSVALAMRGQPSNVKPVVHWLMVSPEVRRQGLARSLMSHLELAAYEAGNREIWLETHSAWRAAARFYHALGYCSSD; translated from the coding sequence ATGACGCCTGTGCTACAACTATCGAAGCAACTGGCAGAAATGCCGCAAGTCCTTGATAATAAAAGATTTGCTATTCGACAATTTGTATCAGGCGATGTACAATTGTGGCTGGAGCTACGCGACCAAAGCTTTGCCCGCGAACAGCTCGGCGTGCGAAAATGGACGCAGTTTGATTTTGCGACCGAATTCACTCATCGTTGGTGGTGGGATCCTTCCAAAATGTGGGTTGCGGAAGCGAATTCCGAGCAGTCCTCAGCACGGCTGCTTGGAAGTGTTGCTCTGGCCATGCGGGGTCAGCCGTCGAATGTGAAGCCGGTCGTCCACTGGCTGATGGTCTCCCCGGAAGTTCGGCGGCAAGGCCTTGCGCGCTCACTCATGTCTCACTTGGAGCTCGCTGCCTACGAAGCGGGGAATCGGGAAATCTGGCTCGAAACCCATTCTGCCTGGCGAGCCGCCGCACGATTTTACCACGCGCTCGGTTACTGTTCATCCGATTGA